The window TTAGGATACAGTCTCCTCTTCTGTTAGTGAACTACTTCCAAAAAAGTCATTCCCTGCAATAAATTGGAGGGACTCGTGTCTGGGCTCAAGCGGAGGAAATCCACAAGTAATCACCTTCACAAAAAAATTTAGCAGCCTGATGCCTGATACAATctcttgagaaacaaattcacTCGAGTTACTTTTAAGATTCACTGATCTGGTCCAGATTAGCTAAATCGATTACCACATTATGATATGTTAATTCAGCCCCATATTAGgtgaaaataattaattccgAGAAGGAGCAATGTTCTTCCTTGGGAATTACAAGATATTAAGTACTGGtatttttaaaactaaattcTCATAAAAGcatgtgcaattttttttaagagcaTAGAGAAGAAAGGGATGTTAGCTAACCTGAAAGACACACTCTAAGAGCATCTCACCTTCTGCAACAACTATTGTGTTCTCCACGAAAAACCCTGCAGTTATCTGGTATGGATTGTCAAAGAAAATGATTATTTCATACTTTACATTTGACAGAACCTCAACTTTGTATTTCACGAGTTCAGGGATAGCCATAACTCATCGCACAACtgagcctctataaaaaaaagataCGGAATCAATGCCTCTCATAAAATCAACACTGAGGTTATCAATGATTACAGCGTGTAAAGGATATTGCATTCGATAAGTTAATTTCCACAGACGAAGAAAGGTCTTCCAAGTAAAAAAGACCATCCTCCAACTGAGATATCAGTCCCATCACCCATCTCCTTCCGGTTTGCCCAATCAGAGACTGAATTGGAGATATCTGGCCAGCAtgtcataaataaaaattcattcaattcaaCCTTGGCGCTTACGAAAGGATTCCAATCAGATTTactcaaagaaagaaaatgtgaGTACCAACCTCGCGGCTACCTGAATCCGACGATTTAGAACCAAATGCTGGTCTGGAAAACTCCTTATGGCGACAGATAATCTGGGAGAGCAAGAGAAACCTATCCTTGTACAGTGCCGATTTGGCAGATGCTTCGCCATGAAGAGGTAATCTCCCAGCATGCCTAAAAATCAACCCgaaaaacgaaaagaaaagcACATTAGCCTGTTCAAAAACACATTCACATTACAAAGAATTAAAGAATTGGTTGGCAAAAAAGAGACGTACTTGTAAAAACTTTTCTTGATGGGATCGTATCGGAACTTTGGGACCTTGAAGGTATCAATTATGTGCCAATCAGGTTCAGATGTACTAGTAACACCGTCATCATCGCCGTCGTAGATGGCCGTGTCAGCACGCGACAGTTTGGTAACGAGGCGGTGCACCGTCTCCTTGTCTTTTCCTGCAATCCCAAAGAAAAAGGCACAATCTTTTGTTTAGgaagaaaaagggaaattgaaaatgattgattttgtgaagaaatgatgaaaattgaaagaaaaaaagttgggGGAATTACGGGGTTGGGTCTGGAGGAAGTTAAGGAGGAGATCGATGGCGTCGTCGTCGGGAGCACAGTCTTCGAAGTTGGATGCGAAGGAGAGGACCTCGTCGACGGCGTCCTGGTCAAGCGTTACCCTCTGATCTTGCACTTCCTCTGCACCTTCTTCCTCCCCAAACTGCTCATCTCTTTCTTAGTTCCGATTGCTAAAACCTCGGTATGGGCTTTCGGCTTTTACTAGTTTTGGGCGGGAAACtgtctttcttctctctttttccgCAAGAGCCGGGAAAATTTATCCACTTGTGAAGCAGAGCTactccacatttttttttattactcaAACACTCATCTTAATTTTCGGTcgtcaaattaaataaattaaaattaaaaaaaataaaaaaaacggaAATTCATAACACCacctcaaatttaaatttaaaaacatgaTAACATAAGGGTTTTTcactttatctttttttttggaaacattAGAAACTTTAATTTATGAGATTTGTCAATGGAATAGTGTTTGAAGTTCTTATTGAATCATTTGAAGTTCTGTTTTTACAACCAACAAGCGAACAGTGAGTagtactttttcttttttgtgaataaattgatatttttttttttttacactgaGGGGAGGAGCAGTTCGTCAAAGCTACACAAtggacaacctaatttggtattgaattcgtcatccacaagattcgaacctaagacctctcacttccaagtgaagagaaatatcatcaAACCGTAGACCAGTGAGTAGTACTATCTTCTCAATATTTGAAGATATCTCctaccaaacaaacaaaaagtttCATTTCCGCAAAAAATGAGGTGTAGTTTTATAGTTCAAGGTCTTCAACTTGTGTTTTTTGTTTccccttttcgttaaaattagaTACAACGCCCGCTAAACAAGCTCCCTTAACGTTAACTTCCCTCTTCTTACAAATTCTACTCTTCATGTAATTACCTCCAACTGGGGAAAATTTCGTGTCTGGCAGCCGGACCACATGTCCATGCGCCCACACACAAGACCTGAGACCCCTTGTATTATTGTATCACCGAGACCCACCGGTGCTCCCACCTTTTGAGAGGGTGCCTCATGCAGCTTCCCGTACACAAGTTCTCCATCTGAATTTTCGTCACCTTCGCATCACCCTCAACTAGCAGCACTACTAAGCCTGCTTCCTTACTCCTTTTGCAAGACAGACAGCTCTGCAGTCTTTTAACCCGAAACACAATATTTGGGACTTGGTGGAAAATCTCCATGTTGGTATCGAACTGCATTCATTCCAGTTCCAGTCTGAGGCATGGCTGACCTGGTACAGCAACAATATTTTATCTCGAAACATCACCTTCAGAATTTGCTAATGTGCTCAAGCTCCTTCCAATTCCCTTCTTGATTCCATTCAATTAGACAGTCTGAAAGAAATTATCAGgcaaataggtacaaacttcaTTAGCTCTCTCTCAAACTCATGCTCTTCCGTTTCTGGTTCAATGCAAAACGTCTTGCCATGGAAGGATTATAGAACTTTCTCATATGACTCGAAAGCCTGTGAATCGATTGAAGATCACCAATCACTGAAAGCTTCATCAGAAACGAGTCAAACTTGCTATATGGCAATTTCATTTCCTTGTTTATGACGTCTTCCAATAGGCAACATGCATCTTCCACTTTATTGCAATCAAAAAGCCCTTCAATCATCATGCAGTAAGTATCAGTGTCCTGTGCGCAGCCCCTCTTATCCATCTCATGCCAAGTCTCAAATGCTCCATCAGGATCACTCATCTCAAAATACATTGAAATCAGCATGTTATAAGTCTGCACACTAGGCATACAACCTCCGTCTATCATCCTTCCGTAAAGCTTAAGTGCTTCATCACTCTTTTTATTGTCACAAAGGACCTTGAGAAAACAGTTATAAGTAACTATGTCAGGAGGGTAACCTTTGTTTCCCATCTCTTGCAAAAACTTGTAAGCCTCGTCCACCTTCCCAGCCAAACACATCCCTTCAAGTAGCTCCTTGTATGTAGAAACATCAGGAAGACAACCACTGTTTATCATATGTCCCAGGAGTTTGAAGCACTCCTCCATTTTATCATGCTGGACAAGagccacaatcataattgcataAGTTTTTGCAGTGGGAGAAGAAAGCGTAGAACCCTTCGTTCGCATGAATTCAAATAGTTCAGCGGCCTCGGAAACCATCCCTGCCTTGCAAAAGGCATCAATGGCAGTAGTGTATGTGAAATTATCAGGCGTATGACCCTCTTGGATCATCTCTTCCAGTAGCCTCATTCCTCTAGTCGGGTTCCTAACTCTACACCAACCGAAAAACAAAATGTTGTATGTATTAGCATCAGGCTTAACCTTTTTCCTCACCCTCTGTAACATGTCTTGAGCATCCTGAACCAGACTGCACTTACACAAAGCATCCAACAGCAGGTTCAAGGCATTGATTTCCGGCTGCGTCTTCACCCTTATCCTTTTCTTCTTGGCGAATTTCTGCAGATAGGTGAGATGCTTTTCCGTGTATTGCTTCAAAATCTTTAAAAGAACCTCAACGGGAACCTTATTCTTGTCATGCCTCTTCATATAATCCAGTAAATCACAAACAATTCGAAACTGCTTCACCTTATACCTCGTGCACGACAATATATCAATCATAATATTGTATGCCGCAGATTCATGAACATAATTCTCTTGGCGGCCTGCCCACATAAAAAACCTAAATGCTAGTTTCTCCTCGAAACGAAACCTATCAAGTACTCCAACAACCAATGGAGTAGTCAATGGTAAACCAACTTGATCAAGAGCTTTCTCCATATCACAATATGAGTAAGAGTTATCCATAATCACCTCGTAAAATTTATCGACATCACTTCCTAATAACCTTTCCTCACCACCAACCCCATCAAAATCCAAACTTTGACCTACTGCAACGATTTCTGAACAAAAAGGACGCGCAGTGACCTTAAATCTTGCAAGAACATTGATGGGTTGCGATAATTTAACCAAATTCAAACATGGGGTCCCTAGAAATGGCATGGAATGATAACATGAACACGCAGAGAGCACGTAATTTCGAAAATTTGATATGGGTTCAATCGGGGATATCACATATCCAAGGATATTAGCTTTGGAGGGGAGGGATAAGTAGAGATTATTAGAAGTGAACATATTGATGAAATATACGCCTCGCGTGGAAAACAAGGAAGTTTTAAGAGATTGGAACAGCATATTGTttgagaaaaggaaagggaGAAGATTACCAGGAAGGATGCCAACTCTGCAACTTTTTCTCTTTACGCGCCTTGGCTTAGACCCAGAGCCAGTGAGTAAGTTGGAGAACGATAAACAAAAAAACCCAGTAACAATTtctgagagagagggagagaaggggAAGGATTTGCAGAGAAACAGGGAGAGAGTCTTCGCTCTTCAGCAGAAGATGGCCGTTTTGCAGGGCACTGGGCAGTGACTCAGTGAGGGGGTGTTTTTAGTGGGCCTGGGCGTTTAGGGCTCTGGGAGCCCAACGCAGTCCACCAGGATCCAGTTGCATTTGCCCACGTATTTGTCTTGTCACTCCTTGTTTAGTGGCTAAGATTAGATAACTCATTTGATTAAGAAGGGAGCTGGTATTCACACATATTTTTAAGTCCCTTACACagtcttctttatttttttttccatcaatttgaataaatcaaacgaaaataGCGAACATAATTAAACAAGAATGTGCATGAAGAGAAAAAAGACGTGTGTTTATCATTTCCCTATTAAAAAATGTGATGCGTTAACAACAAAGTATCAAACGAGCTCTTGCCTCCAACTCAAAATGGACTGAGTTCGATTCTTTAGGTTCTTCAATTTGTTCGGCAAAAGAAAGAGAGCGGCGAGAAGGCATCTTTTGATTACTATTAGAGGAAAATCTCAAATGGACAAAAAGTTGAAGGAATGAATTAGTTATAAGGTGTTAAATCCTGCAATTTGTAGGGATTTTTTTCTTCATGACTAATTAATTTTCTAACTTTAACTTGAATTAAATTTGGAAGTGAGCCAGTAGTTTTTCTTTCAACATCACCTAAATCCAACGAGTtatcaaatccaatccattatTATTAGATATCAAACATAGGTCATCAATAGTTCAGACATTGCCTTTGAAGTGCTTATGAAACGATAAAATTGGTACTTTAAAAAAGTGCTTTCTGTGAAACTTTAATAAATTAGAAATCTGTCATTAAGATTACACAGGCAAATCAAATCAATCCTTAATTATTGAAGAAACCAAACACAATCACTCCTAAAAATATTGCCTAGCATGCGCCTCTTTTCTTCACAATCCCCTTCCAGCGCGACACTATCTCTTGCTCAGCCTCTGTCTCGCTCTTATGAACAGTAGACTTCACAGCCACCTCGCTGTCACGGACTACTTCATCGACAGTAGCCGTGACGTGGGCAGTTTTGCTAGACACTTGGCTCGGGAGTGTGTCTACTTCcctcataactttgtcaatgtCTGAGATGAGCCTCTCCGCTAAGCCCCGGCTGAAATCCTCCCTAATAACCACGCGAAGAACAGCTACATGTTCCGCATTGGCTGGCATCGTGTAGGCTGGAACTGTCCATCCGAACTTCCTCAAACTATCTGCTACCTCGAACACGGTGTGCTTGCTGCTGTCTTTTAGAGAAAAGGCCACGAGTGGCACTCCTATGTCTTTGGAGAGAATTTTAAATCGCCCTGTTTTCTCTAGTCCTTGTTTCAGCATTCTTGTATTCTCCATGCAGTTTTCCATCACATTTTTGTAACCCTAACACATACAGGGAAAGAGACACAAATTAATCAGACAATAAAACATCATTTTGCGTAAAATCAAACCGGAGAACATTTTAACTGACGTAGGTttttatgtatgaaatggtAGCAAAAGTTACCTCAAAACCGAGTCGAATGAACTGATAATACTGAGCAATTATCTGGCTAGAACCTACAGCACAACATATTACACAGTATGTAATGAAAATTAGGGAATCGATTAGGGACTGATTGTACAGGTAGAAGCACATAAAACTGTTTCCTCAGGATGCACATGGTAGCCGGCGCATCTTCAAAAAGTGTTTTTGAGACCCAAAAGCAAAGTAATTGTACATACTACATAGCAAATTGATAGATTATGTATAATTCAGTACCTTTAGAAAAGTTGAGGGTGAAAGTGGGCTGATCAGATCCAAGGTAATTGATGTGAAATATAAGCTCGTCCGGCAAGTCCTCCTTACTCCTCCACACAACCCACCCAACACCGGCGTACACAAGGCCATACTTGTGACCACTCACATTGATGCTCTTGACTAACGGCAAGCGGAAATCCCACTCGAGCTCGGGATACAGAAACGGAGCAATAAAGCCTCCGCTGGCAGCGTCGACATGAATGGGAGTGTCCCAGCCCGTCTGCTTATTCTTTTCAACAAGGAGATCATGAAGGAGCTTCACGTCTTCGAACTCTCCTGTTAGGGTTGAGCCTAGAATAGCAGCAACACAGATAGTGTTCTCATCAACCATCTCAACTGCTTTCGCAGGGTCCATCACGTAGTATCCCTCCGACAGCTTCACCTCCTTCAGTTCAACTTCGAAATACCTAGCGAATTTTTCCCAACAAACCTGCGGAATATATTTTGATGGAGAAATAATATTAGGCATGCATCAATAATCTTTtgaaatctcaattgaatacaaccCGTAAATGTAAGACATCAGAGTAAGAATCTGACCTGCACATTAGCTCCGGTGACCATGTTGGGCTTATCAAAAGGCTTTCCCTCTAATTTTCTCTTGTTCTGCCACTTCCTTTTGAAAGCTAGGCCTGCCAGCATCATTGCCTCTGAAGAACCTACTGTTGACACACCAACAGCAGTTTCGCCGTCTCCAATGGGAGCATTAAACAGATTTGCGATAATATTCACACAACGATTCTACATTGAAAGAGCCACAGCAAGAAATATCAACATTACCAAGAAATGGCAAGTTTGAATTGGGACAATAGACATTTACCATAATCTTATCATCCTACAACTTTTAACTTAAATTATTAGGTTTATGTTCTCGTAATGTTAGAAGCATATTGTTGTGCAAATATAATCTTCGTCCTTGGAAattccatttgattgtttttatcTTATCGTTGTACAACAAGAGTAAAAAGTTACCTACAATGTCAAAATTTCGAAGCTGAATGTCTAACTAGTAACCTTTTAGTTATAGTAGTTCTCACAAATGAAGCTGCATTTTTCTTTTACATAAAATTACAGTCAAGTTTATTGATAACATATTAACATTTACACAAATTGCttactaaaaaaatataagatCAAAATATCAATAACATCAACAAGAATTTCGTCTAAAAAAGAATAAGGTTAAAATATCATAATTTGCATCTATTTAATCTTTATTTTTgatgttaaataaaaaaataattgatcATAAAAGTGACAGAGAGAACATGTGTACATGATAAATTGTTATCCGAACCCAGATCTTATCCGGATCTACAAAAACTGAAcctaaggatcaaatgatctggaccgttgaaatttgatccaacgactacaaacaggaggtccctctaaaagttatacattgtaaccgttggatcaaatttcaacggtctaaatcatttgatccttaggcTCAATTTTTTTAGATCCGAAAAAGATCTGGGTTCTTGTTATCCCATCCCCAGCCCTAATCCTCTCACCCATATATACTACATTCTGGACCCACACGAGTGAATTTATAAGTAATATTTCTGTTGACTTGCATCCTCCAATACGAGTCCGGATCCTGGATCCTTGATGATTTCGAAAATCCATGAATTGTGTACTTTTATTGTACATCATGTGGgcgaaaattattttaaatatcttTATTAAACAATACTTAACAAAAATTGATCGTATAATATATGATGAATGGACACGATTTACAGATCCTAGAATCCTCACCAAAAAAATCCGGAGAAGATCCTGTTGGCTCCAATACTTCCTAGATCTCGACAGATGGCGTTTAATTTTGTTTGCAAATTAAGTTAACTTtgttataattaatattaatataatgAGTAGTGAAGAAATACCTAGAAGAGACTCTTCATGCAATATTTCTTTCGTCAAATCACTGAcgaaagataaaaaataaaaaaacaaagacgAATGCAATGTACAACCGataacataaaaaaatttaccgTAAAAGTAAAAGAGATGATAGATGGATGAGCTGACCTGGAGTTCAGTAGTAACAGGG is drawn from Malus domestica chromosome 14, GDT2T_hap1 and contains these coding sequences:
- the LOC103455675 gene encoding pentatricopeptide repeat-containing protein At1g73400, mitochondrial — translated: MLFQSLKTSLFSTRGVYFINMFTSNNLYLSLPSKANILGYVISPIEPISNFRNYVLSACSCYHSMPFLGTPCLNLVKLSQPINVLARFKVTARPFCSEIVAVGQSLDFDGVGGEERLLGSDVDKFYEVIMDNSYSYCDMEKALDQVGLPLTTPLVVGVLDRFRFEEKLAFRFFMWAGRQENYVHESAAYNIMIDILSCTRYKVKQFRIVCDLLDYMKRHDKNKVPVEVLLKILKQYTEKHLTYLQKFAKKKRIRVKTQPEINALNLLLDALCKCSLVQDAQDMLQRVRKKVKPDANTYNILFFGWCRVRNPTRGMRLLEEMIQEGHTPDNFTYTTAIDAFCKAGMVSEAAELFEFMRTKGSTLSSPTAKTYAIMIVALVQHDKMEECFKLLGHMINSGCLPDVSTYKELLEGMCLAGKVDEAYKFLQEMGNKGYPPDIVTYNCFLKVLCDNKKSDEALKLYGRMIDGGCMPSVQTYNMLISMYFEMSDPDGAFETWHEMDKRGCAQDTDTYCMMIEGLFDCNKVEDACCLLEDVINKEMKLPYSKFDSFLMKLSVIGDLQSIHRLSSHMRKFYNPSMARRFALNQKRKSMSLRES
- the GAD1 gene encoding glutamate decarboxylase (The RefSeq protein has 2 substitutions compared to this genomic sequence); this translates as MVISTTSAEGRGEQVNCTFASRYVRNVLPKFQMPETSMPKDSAYQIINDELMLDGNPRLNLASFVTTWMEPECDRLMMASMNKNYVDMDEYPVTTELQNRCVNIIANLFNAPIGDGETAVGVSTVGSSEAMMLAGLAFKRKWQNKRKLEGKPFDKPNMVTGANVQVCWEKFARYFEVELKEVKLSEGYYVMDPAKAVEMVDENTICVAAILGSTLTGEFEDVKLLHDLLVEKNKQTGWDTPIHVDAASGGFIAPFLYPELEWDFRLPLVKSINVSGHKYGLVYAGVGWVVWRSKEDLPDELIFHINYLGSDQPTFTLNFSKGSSQIIAQYYQFIRLGFEGYKNVMENCMENTRMLKQGLEKTGRFKILSKDIGVPLVAFSLKDSSKHTVFEVADSLRKFGWTVPAYTMPANAEHVAVLRVVIREDFSRGLAERLISDIDKVMREVDTLPSQVSSKTAHVTPTVDEVVRDSEVAVKSTVHKSETEAEQEIVSRWKGIVKKRGAC